One window from the genome of Maylandia zebra isolate NMK-2024a linkage group LG18, Mzebra_GT3a, whole genome shotgun sequence encodes:
- the sugt1 gene encoding protein SGT1 homolog isoform X1: MATERSFPDSFIDEDPQKALQELNEALQGDSDNAEWFCQRAYAHILLKNYSCAADDTKKAQQLKPSLSLAFMRTGIAEYHLNNYESAHAAFTQGHQLDDSDKTFEVWIKRCEEMMENKTQNNNVNTQTPAAPPVKHDWYQTESQVIVTVMVKNVPKDGVHVSFMEKEMSATIQLPSGDNYNLNLHLLHPVVPQQSSFKILTTKVEIKMKKTEAVRWEKLEGEGHESSVKHFNPNQYPTSSHYTCKWDKLVVEINEEEKNEQVEGDAALNKLFQQIYSDGSDEVKRAMNKSFMESAGTVLTTNWGDVANKKVEVKPPDDAEYKKF, from the exons ATGGCAACCGAACG cAGCTTCCCCGATAGCTTCATTGACGAAGATCCACAGAAAGCTCTGCAG GAGCTTAACGAGGCCTTACAAGGAGACTCAGACAACGCTGAGTGGTTTTGTCAGCGTGCCTATGCCCACATACTGCTCAAGAACTACAGCT GTGCTGCTGATGACACCAAGAAAGCACAACAGCTAAAACCCAGCCTCTCCCTTGCTTTCATGCGCACAGG AATAGCCGAATATCACCTGAACAACTATGAGTCAGCGCATGCAGCCTTCACTCAGGGACACCAACTGGACG ATTCTGACAAAACCTTTGAGGTCTGGATCAAGCGGTGTGAGGAGATGATGGAAA ATaagacacaaaacaacaacGTCAACACG CAGACACCAGCGGCTCCACCTGTGAA GCACGACTGGTACCAAACAGAATCGCAAGTCATTGTCACAGTGATGGTGAAAAATGTACCCAAGGATGGCGTGCATGTCAGCTTCATGGAAAAGGAG ATGTCTGCCACAATACAGCTGCCATCAGGGGATAACTACAACCTCAACCTCCACCTTCTACACCCTGTTGTCCCCCAACAGAGCAGCTTCAAGATCCTCACCACTAAG GTGGAGATCAAGATGAAGAAGACGGAAGCCGTCAGATGGGAGAAGCTGGAGGGAGAAGGACACGAGTCCAGCGTCAAACACTTCAATCCAA ACCAGTACCCCACATCGTCCCACTACACCTGCAAGTGGGACAAGTTGGTGGTGGAGATAAACGAGGAGGAGAAAAATGAGCAGGTGGAGGGAGACGCGGCACTCAACAAGCTCTTCCAGCAGATCTACTCGGACGGTTCAGACGAGGTCAAACGAGCCATGAACAAATCCTTT ATGGAGTCAGCTGGTACGGTCCTGACCACCAACTGGGGAGATGTAGCCAACAAGAAAGTGGAAGTGAAACCGCCCGATGATGCAGAGTATAAGAAGTTCTGA
- the sugt1 gene encoding protein SGT1 homolog isoform X3 — translation MATERFPDSFIDEDPQKALQELNEALQGDSDNAEWFCQRAYAHILLKNYSCAADDTKKAQQLKPSLSLAFMRTGIAEYHLNNYESAHAAFTQGHQLDDSDKTFEVWIKRCEEMMENKTQNNNVNTQTPAAPPVKHDWYQTESQVIVTVMVKNVPKDGVHVSFMEKEMSATIQLPSGDNYNLNLHLLHPVVPQQSSFKILTTKVEIKMKKTEAVRWEKLEGEGHESSVKHFNPNQYPTSSHYTCKWDKLVVEINEEEKNEQVEGDAALNKLFQQIYSDGSDEVKRAMNKSFMESAGTVLTTNWGDVANKKVEVKPPDDAEYKKF, via the exons ATGGCAACCGAACG CTTCCCCGATAGCTTCATTGACGAAGATCCACAGAAAGCTCTGCAG GAGCTTAACGAGGCCTTACAAGGAGACTCAGACAACGCTGAGTGGTTTTGTCAGCGTGCCTATGCCCACATACTGCTCAAGAACTACAGCT GTGCTGCTGATGACACCAAGAAAGCACAACAGCTAAAACCCAGCCTCTCCCTTGCTTTCATGCGCACAGG AATAGCCGAATATCACCTGAACAACTATGAGTCAGCGCATGCAGCCTTCACTCAGGGACACCAACTGGACG ATTCTGACAAAACCTTTGAGGTCTGGATCAAGCGGTGTGAGGAGATGATGGAAA ATaagacacaaaacaacaacGTCAACACG CAGACACCAGCGGCTCCACCTGTGAA GCACGACTGGTACCAAACAGAATCGCAAGTCATTGTCACAGTGATGGTGAAAAATGTACCCAAGGATGGCGTGCATGTCAGCTTCATGGAAAAGGAG ATGTCTGCCACAATACAGCTGCCATCAGGGGATAACTACAACCTCAACCTCCACCTTCTACACCCTGTTGTCCCCCAACAGAGCAGCTTCAAGATCCTCACCACTAAG GTGGAGATCAAGATGAAGAAGACGGAAGCCGTCAGATGGGAGAAGCTGGAGGGAGAAGGACACGAGTCCAGCGTCAAACACTTCAATCCAA ACCAGTACCCCACATCGTCCCACTACACCTGCAAGTGGGACAAGTTGGTGGTGGAGATAAACGAGGAGGAGAAAAATGAGCAGGTGGAGGGAGACGCGGCACTCAACAAGCTCTTCCAGCAGATCTACTCGGACGGTTCAGACGAGGTCAAACGAGCCATGAACAAATCCTTT ATGGAGTCAGCTGGTACGGTCCTGACCACCAACTGGGGAGATGTAGCCAACAAGAAAGTGGAAGTGAAACCGCCCGATGATGCAGAGTATAAGAAGTTCTGA
- the LOC101476294 gene encoding ETS-related transcription factor Elf-1 isoform X2, which translates to MEPCESGEEETMETLVSPDSLLNMECADTLSLEHYSQTFLPSLGDVITTPVVGEELVGTVNQSEWSSLHRNKPASQLRSKKKSRKPRHRRAESPTPEITVKKDKYNKGGNTLYLWQFLMELLQDRQVCPRYIKWTNPQAGIFKLVNSKAVARLWGKHKNKPDMNYETMGRALRYYYQRGILNKVEGQRLVYQFTSLPKDMIYITDGDGIKEEDDEDHDDNSVNDEGLSDDSDSTVSSSDHSAEEQEDSQPPPKKSSPVSGRTPASQRTRPAPRPSAQRDTVLRPTSSSLIQEQHLPIVSAEMLRTLQNLQKVQSLKPAGHASVFKTAQLMGSLCERQAAASAEVAIGRKGAPEMPEKKSHPGPKTPQLMPLISSDQYK; encoded by the exons A TGGAGCCATGTGAAAGTGGGGAGGAAGAGACCATGGAGACGCTTGTCTCTCCTGACTCGTTACTCAACATGGAGTGTGCTGACACCCTCTCCCTGGAACACTACT CGCAGACCTTCTTACCATCGCTTGGCGATGTCATCACTACTCCTGTTGTGGGGGAGGAGCTTGTGGGAACTGTCAATCAGTCAGAGTGGTCGTCGTTGCACAGAAACAAGCCTGCGTCGCAGCTGCGGtccaaaaagaaaa gcaggaaaccTCGACATCGAAGAGCAGAGTCTCCCACGCCAGAAATTACAGTAAAGAAGGACAAATACAACAAAG GCGGAAACACCCTTTACCTGTGGCAGTTCCTGATGGAGTTGCTGCAAGATAGACAAGTCTGCCCTCGTTACATCAAATGGACTAATCCTCAAGCGGGGATCTTCAAGCTGGTCAACTCAAAAGCAGTGGCCAGGCTGTGgggcaaacacaaaaacaaaccagatatGAATTATGAGACAATGGGCAGAGCACTCAG GTACTACTACCAGAGAGGCATACTGAATAAGGTTGAAGGCCAGCGCCTCGTTTACCAGTTCACCTCTCTCCCCAAAGACATGATTTACATCACCGATGGAGATGGCATCAAAGAGGAAGACGACGAGGACCACGATGACAACAGCGTCAACGACGAAGGCTTGAGCGACGACTCTGACAGTACCGTATCGTCTAGTGACCATTCAGCGGAGGAGCAGGAAGATTCTCAGCCACCGCCAAAGAAATCGTCCCCCGTCTCCGGCCGCACTCCCGCTTCACAGCGCACCAGGCCCGCTCCCAGGCCCTCAGCTCAGCGCGACACCGTCCTGCGTCCCACCAGCTCCAGTTTGATCCAGGAACAGCATCTGCCTATCGTGTCGGCTGAGATGCTACGCACGCTCCAGAACCTGCAAAAGGTCCAGTCTCTCAAACCCGCCGGTCATGCGTCAGTCTTCAAAACGGCTCAGCTGATGGGGAGTCTGTGCGAGCGGCAGGCCGCTGCCTCTGCCGAGGTAGCCATAGGGAGAAAAGGTGCGCCGGAGATGCCCGAGAAAAAGTCGCACCCAGGACCAAAAACTCCACAGCTTATGCCTCTGATTAGCTCTGACCAATACAAATAA
- the sugt1 gene encoding protein SGT1 homolog isoform X2: MATERSFPDSFIDEDPQKALQELNEALQGDSDNAEWFCQRAYAHILLKNYSCAADDTKKAQQLKPSLSLAFMRTGIAEYHLNNYESAHAAFTQGHQLDDSDKTFEVWIKRCEEMMENKTQNNNVNTTPAAPPVKHDWYQTESQVIVTVMVKNVPKDGVHVSFMEKEMSATIQLPSGDNYNLNLHLLHPVVPQQSSFKILTTKVEIKMKKTEAVRWEKLEGEGHESSVKHFNPNQYPTSSHYTCKWDKLVVEINEEEKNEQVEGDAALNKLFQQIYSDGSDEVKRAMNKSFMESAGTVLTTNWGDVANKKVEVKPPDDAEYKKF, from the exons ATGGCAACCGAACG cAGCTTCCCCGATAGCTTCATTGACGAAGATCCACAGAAAGCTCTGCAG GAGCTTAACGAGGCCTTACAAGGAGACTCAGACAACGCTGAGTGGTTTTGTCAGCGTGCCTATGCCCACATACTGCTCAAGAACTACAGCT GTGCTGCTGATGACACCAAGAAAGCACAACAGCTAAAACCCAGCCTCTCCCTTGCTTTCATGCGCACAGG AATAGCCGAATATCACCTGAACAACTATGAGTCAGCGCATGCAGCCTTCACTCAGGGACACCAACTGGACG ATTCTGACAAAACCTTTGAGGTCTGGATCAAGCGGTGTGAGGAGATGATGGAAA ATaagacacaaaacaacaacGTCAACACG ACACCAGCGGCTCCACCTGTGAA GCACGACTGGTACCAAACAGAATCGCAAGTCATTGTCACAGTGATGGTGAAAAATGTACCCAAGGATGGCGTGCATGTCAGCTTCATGGAAAAGGAG ATGTCTGCCACAATACAGCTGCCATCAGGGGATAACTACAACCTCAACCTCCACCTTCTACACCCTGTTGTCCCCCAACAGAGCAGCTTCAAGATCCTCACCACTAAG GTGGAGATCAAGATGAAGAAGACGGAAGCCGTCAGATGGGAGAAGCTGGAGGGAGAAGGACACGAGTCCAGCGTCAAACACTTCAATCCAA ACCAGTACCCCACATCGTCCCACTACACCTGCAAGTGGGACAAGTTGGTGGTGGAGATAAACGAGGAGGAGAAAAATGAGCAGGTGGAGGGAGACGCGGCACTCAACAAGCTCTTCCAGCAGATCTACTCGGACGGTTCAGACGAGGTCAAACGAGCCATGAACAAATCCTTT ATGGAGTCAGCTGGTACGGTCCTGACCACCAACTGGGGAGATGTAGCCAACAAGAAAGTGGAAGTGAAACCGCCCGATGATGCAGAGTATAAGAAGTTCTGA